The nucleotide sequence TCATTGCTGAAATCAACTTCCAACAGCATACGGATTCCTTGGACTGCCACCATCCCGAACATGACTAACATTCCTCCACCAAGTACCGGCTCAGGGATGATTTGTGCTAACGCACCGATTTTAGGGAATAATCCTAAAACAATCAAGAAGAATGCAGAGAAATAGATGGGTTTTCTTGTTTTGATTCCCGAAAGTTGAACCAATCCGACATTTTGAGAAAAGCCAGTATAAGGGAATGTATTGAAAATACCGCCTAAGATAACGGCAAGTCCTTCTGCACGATATCCCTTTTTCAATTCTTCTTCTCCAACATTTTTCCCAGTAATGTCACCAAGTGCAAAATATACACCTGTTGATTCTACCATGCTGACCATGGAAATGATGATCATTAGTAAAATCGACCATACGTCGAAAGTTGGTTTACCAAAATAAAAGGGTTGTGGAACATGGAACAACGGCGCATCTCCAATCGCGCTCAGATCAATCATTCCCATGAAAGCAGCTAAGATGCTTCCTCCGACTAAACCAATCAATACCGCGATTGAACGAATGAACCCTTTTGCCAGCATTTGCACGCCTACAATTAGGAGAATCGTCACAAATGCAAGTAGCAGATTTGTTTTGTCACCAAAATCAGCTGCTGTTGCATTACCTCCACCCATTTTCTCGATTGC is from Enterococcus faecium and encodes:
- a CDS encoding nucleobase:cation symporter-2 family protein — encoded protein: MEKETQNGKAAVLGLQHLLAMYAGAVAVPLLIGTGLGFNQEQMTYLISIDIFMCGLATLLQLTVNRFFGIGLPVVLGCAIQAVAPLILIGTNEGVGAIYGSIIASGIFVVLVSGVFSKIKKLFPPIVTGTVITVIGLTLIPVAIEKMGGGNATAADFGDKTNLLLAFVTILLIVGVQMLAKGFIRSIAVLIGLVGGSILAAFMGMIDLSAIGDAPLFHVPQPFYFGKPTFDVWSILLMIIISMVSMVESTGVYFALGDITGKNVGEEELKKGYRAEGLAVILGGIFNTFPYTGFSQNVGLVQLSGIKTRKPIYFSAFFLIVLGLFPKIGALAQIIPEPVLGGGMLVMFGMVAVQGIRMLLEVDFSNDKNLLIVAVSVGFGLGFNVTPTLFSQMPQTLQMFTGNGIVMSSITAIILNLIFNGLKKDEEILEEAFKK